In a single window of the Salvelinus sp. IW2-2015 unplaced genomic scaffold, ASM291031v2 Un_scaffold10622, whole genome shotgun sequence genome:
- the LOC112079971 gene encoding ribosomal L1 domain-containing protein 1-like — MFLSDDRICRLLSSHFYERKKEPLSLNQQXKKLALDIQRTIQGTTISISKNGXCCMACVAHSGMAADEIAENIDSAVGTIVTKLRVR, encoded by the exons atgtttctttCAGACGACCGCATTTGCCGCCTGCTGTCCTCGCACTTCTACGAGAGAAAGAA GGAGCCTTTGTCATTGAACCAGCAGYGCAAGAAGCTGGCCTTGGACATCCAGAGAACCATCCAGGGAACAACAATCTCCATTTCTAAGAACGGCRGCTGCTG cATGGCTTGTGTGGCCCACTCTGGGATGGCTGCAGATGAAATAGCAGAGAATATTGATTCAGCTGTCGGCACCATCGTGACGAAACTACGGGTTAGGTGA